A stretch of the Glycine soja cultivar W05 chromosome 13, ASM419377v2, whole genome shotgun sequence genome encodes the following:
- the LOC114382086 gene encoding uncharacterized protein LOC114382086, producing MSASCGVVECVFVLGCARWLWKRCTYVGSYDSATWPSATADEFDPVPRVCRLILANYEPDLRTPNHRLNPDCIIKRVTYEDTLGHAPPYVIYLDHDHKEIVLAVRGLNLAKESDYKVLLDNRLGQQMFDGGYVHRGLLKSAVWLLNRESETLKRLWVENGLEYEMVFAGHSLGSGVVSLLTILVVNHRDRLGGIPKEKIRCYALAPARCMSLNLAVKYANFIHSIVLQDDFLPRTATPLEDIFKSIFCLPCLLFLVCLRDTFIPEGRKLRDPRRLYAPGRMYHIVERKFCRCGRFPPEVRTAIPVDGRFEHIVLSCNATSDHGIIWIEREAEKALQLMKAQSSETVTDPPTVQKFQRLKTIEKEHRDALERAVSLNVPHAVDTAENEPSENNEGDDASGNGRNNVSSNQSKSSGGRSNWDDVVEKLLKNKRETGMGEQNLKRDTNVTQ from the exons atgtctgCGTCATGCGGGGTGGTGGAGTGTGTGTTCGTGCTGGGCTGCGCGCGGTGGCTGTGGAAGCGCTGCACCTACGTGGGCAGCTACGACAGCGCCACGTGGCCCTCCGCCACCGCCGACGAGTTCGACCCGGTCCCACGCGTCTGCCGCCTCATCCTCGCCAACTACGAGCCCGATCTCCGTACCCCCAACCACCGCCTCAACCCCGACTGCATCATCAAGCGCGTGACCTACGAGGACACGCTCGGCCACGCGCCGCCCTACGTAATCTACCTCGACCACGACCACAAAGAGATCGTGCTCGCCGTGCGAGGCCTCAACCTCGCCAAAGAAAGTGACTATAAAGTTCTCCTCGATAACCGGTTGGGGCAGCAGATGTTTGATGGTGGATACGTTCATCGTGGGTTGTTGAAATCGGCGGTGTGGCTGCTCAACCGTGAATCGGAGACGCTGAAGCGGTTGTGGGTGGAGAATGGTTTGGAGTATGAGATGGTTTTCGCGGGGCATTCGTTGGGTTCTGGGGTGGTGTCGCTGTTGACGATTTTGGTTGTGAATCATAGGGACCGTTTGGGTGGGATTCCCAAGGAGAAGATTCGTTGCTATGCGCTTGCTCCAGCTAGGTGTATGTCCCTCAATTTGGCTGTCAAGTATGCCAATTTCATTCATTCTattgttttgcag gATGATTTCTTGCCAAGAACTGCTACTCCATTGGAAGATATATTCAAATCAATATTCTG CTTGCCCTGCTTATTGTTCTTGGTTTGCCTGAGAGACACCTTCATACCTGAGGGTAGAAAGCTTAGAGATCCAAGGAGGCTTTATGCACCTGGAAGAATGTACCATATTGTGGAGAGAAAATTTTGCAG ATGTGGGAGATTTCCTCCTGAAGTGAGGACTGCTATTCCCGTTGATGGAAGATTTGAGCATATAGTCTTGTCCTGTAATGCAACATCAGATCATGGAATTATTTGGATTGAAAGGGAAGCTGAGAAAGCTTTACAA TTAATGAAGGCTCAGAGCTCTGAAACTGTGACAGACCCTCCAACTGTACAAAAGTTTCAGAGGTTGAAGACCATAGAGAAAGAACATAGAGATGCTTTGGAAAGAGCTGTTAGCTTAAATGTACCTCATGCAGTGGACACTGCAGAGAACGAACCGTCTGAGAACAATGAAGGTGATGATGCATCCGGTAATGGAAGAAATAACGTCTCAAGTAACCAATCAAAATCTAGTGGTGGAAGGTCAAACTGGGATGATGTAGTTGaaaaactactaaaaaataagagagagacGGGAATGGGAGAACAAAACCTGAAAAGGGATACGAATGTCACACAATAA